A single window of Ficedula albicollis isolate OC2 chromosome 8, FicAlb1.5, whole genome shotgun sequence DNA harbors:
- the DDX59 gene encoding probable ATP-dependent RNA helicase DDX59, which yields MFLPRSLKVKRTADEDKSCTAKKNKLSSGGSLLEETTEFQDCKSVGAEISASTGNSSEIVQEHPEPEAADLGVANIPLGKDSQNTEDDGSLEEPIKSFSKSQRWAEPGEPVCVVCGRYGEYICNETDEDVCSLECKAKHLLRTQAKEKQLTSDQPADSQAEAHLLNTPYFYKDHAFILGLQDEQVMNLKLQLGIAVQGQQVPRPIVEFEHCGFPETLNNNLKNSGYEVPTPIQMQMIPVGLLGRDILASADTGSGKTAAFLLPVIMKVLKETETPSALILAPTRELAIQIERQAKELMAGLPNMRTVLLVGGLPLPPQLHRLKQSVKVVIATPGRLLEILKQSSVQLHGIKIVVVDEVDTMLKMGFQQQVLDILEDISHDHQTILVSATIPVGIEHLANQLLHNFVRITIGEKNLPCSNVRQIILWVEEPSKKKKLFEILNDKKLFKPPVLVFVDCKLGADLLSDAVHKITGLQCTAMHSEKSQVERTDILQGLLQEKYEVIVSTGVLGRGLDLVNVKLVVNFDMPSSMDEYVHQVGRAGRLGHNGTAITFINNNSKKLFWDVVKRVKPTGTILPPQLLNSPYLHDQKRREQQRLKQLQNSLVTGDNIMDMIKKHNKNNSKR from the exons ATGTTTTTACCACGATCTCTTAAAGTCAAGAGGACTGCTGATGAGGACAAAAGTTGTAcagctaagaaaaataaactatcTTCTGGAGGATCTTTGCTAGAGGAGACCACAGAGTTCCAGGACTGTAAGTCAGTTGGAGCAGAAATTTCTGCTTCAACAGGCAATTCAAGTGAAATTGTACAAGAACACCCAGAACCTGAAGCTGCAGACCTTGGCGTTGCTAATATACCATTGGGAAAGGACAGCCAAAATACTGAGGATGATGGCTCTTTGGAAGAACCCATAAAATCCTTCAGCAAATCCCAGCgctgggcagagcctggagaacctgtgtgtgttgtgtgtggCCGTTATGGGGAGTATATCTGCAATGAAACAGATGAAGATGTTTGTAGTTTGGAATGTAAAGCCAAACACCTTCTACGAACtcaagcaaaggaaaagcagctaaCATCTGATCAACCTGCAGACTCTCAAGCAGAAGCTCACCTGCTTAATACACCTTATTTCTACAAAGATCATGCCTTTATTTTAGGTTTGCAAGATGAGCAGGTTATGAACCTTAAACTCCAGCTGGGTATTGCTGTCCAGGGCCAGCAAGTTCCAAGACCTATTGTGGAGTTCGAACACTGTGGTTTTCCTGAAACtttaaacaataatttaaagaaTTCTGGCTATGAAGTCCCAACCCCCATCCAAATGCAAATGATCCCTGTTGGACTGTTAGGGAGGGATATTCTGGCTAGTGCTGACACGGGctctggaaaaacagcagctttcctgcttCCTGTTATTATGAAGGTTTTGAAAGAG ACAGAAACTCCCTCTGCTCTTATTTTGGCACCGACTAGGGAGTTGGCAATTCAGATTGAGAGGCAGGCGAAGGAGCTGATGGCTGGGCTGCCCAACATGAGGACAGTTCTGCTGGTGGGAGGTTTGCCCCTGCCCCCGCAGCTGCACCGCCTCAAGCAGAGCGTGAAG gtggtAATAGCAACACCTGGAAGACTTCTTGAGATTTTAAAGCAAAGTTCTGTTCAACTGCATGGCATAAAAATTGTAGTGGTGGATGAA gTAGATACCATGCTAAAAATGGGTTTCCAGCAGCAAGTGTTGGATATTTTGGAAGACATCTCTCATGATCATCAAACCATACTGGTGTCAGCCACAATTCCAGTGGGCATTGAGCACTTGGCAAATCAGCTTCTGCACAATTTTGTCAGAATAACCATTGGAGAGAAGAATCTGCCATGTTCCAATGTTCGGCAAATTATCTTGTGGGTAGAAGAACCatctaaaaagaagaaactctTTGAAATACTAAAT GATAAAAAGCTCTTCAAGCCTCCAGTGTTGGTGTTTGTGGACTGTAAACTAGGAGCAGATCTCTTGAGTGATGCTGTTCATAAGATTACAGGATTGCAGTGCACAGCTATGCATTCGGAAAAGTCTCAGGTGGAAAGAACAGACATATTACAG GGATTACTTCAAGAGAAGTATGAAGTTATAGTAAGTACTGGAGTCCTTGGACGAGGGCTTGACCTTGTCAATGTCAAACTGGTGGTGAATTTTGATATGCCTTCAAGTATGGATGAATATGTACACCAG GTTGGAAGAGCAGGGAGATTGGGTCACAATGGAACTGCAATTACTTTTATCAATAACAACAGCAAGAAGCTCTTTTGGGATGTTGTGAAGAGAGTAAAACCCACAGGCACCATTCTTCCCCCACAGCTGCTTAATTCCCCGTATCTACATGACCAAAAGAGAAGAGAACAACAGAGACTAAAACAGTTACAGAATAGCCTTGTAACAGGAGATAATATTATGGACATGATtaagaaacacaacaaaaataattctaagaGGTAA